The region AGATCGGCGCGGTCCCGGTTCTCGATATCGGCAAGGCGGAACGCCTCTTCGTCGGTCAGGTCGCGGACCTCGATCAGATAGCGGAACTGCGGATAGTTGTTGGCGCGCAGCCAGCTGACCGCGAAATGGCGCCGCGCGCCGCAGATCACCTCGTATTCCGCCCCCTGCCCCGCCGGCAGCCGGCGCACGACGGCGGGAAATTCCTGCTGGCCCTGCGCCTTGAGACTGTCGATCAGATCGCGGCAGTTGTCCTCGGTCAGCAGATCATAGGCGCGGTTGTGCCGATCCCACATGACGCAACTGGCCGGGTCGACCCAGCGCAGGACTTTTTCTTCGCGCTCGCCGGTGTCGGCCAGCGCGTTCTGCCGCTTGAGAAAGCGCGCCCCGCCCCGGTCCGGAGAAGCCGGAGCAGAAAGGTCCTTCAGCACGTCGTCGAAAATCGCATCATGGCGCTTGCTCATAGCAGGCCCTCCTTGCGCAGTTGGCGGTGATGGCCGGGCCAGGTCTTGCGGATCAGCAGTTCGACCTCGCGCCCGACCGCATCCAGATAGGCGCGGCAACGCTTATGGGTTTCGGTTCGCGTGGCAGGCCCGGTCAGCTCATAGACGGTCATCAGATTGGCGGTGGCGTTGTCGATCTCGGCCGAATCCTTGAGCGAGGCGCTTAGCATGTCCTGCGGGAAAACCGCATCCATCATGCGCTTGATCGCCTGATGCGCCGATTTCTGATCGTTCATCTTGGAGGTCAGAATCTTGACGAAACTATATTCGCGCGCGCCGCCATGCCGCGCCAGCTCAGCCAAGGTGGATTCCATCATCTTGAGAAAATGCGCGGTCGAGGCGAAGTCGATATTGTTCGGCGGCGCCGGGATCAGCAGCGCATTGGCCGCGCGCAGCACCGAAAGCGACAGCATCCCCAAGGCAGGCGGCGGGTCCAGCAGGATGATATCGAACTGATCCGCGATCGAGGCCACGCCCTCGCGCAGCCGGTCCAGAATGAATGTCGGGTCGCGCGCCATCCGTGCCGCGAATTCATATTCGGCGTCATAAAGCCCAAGGTTCGCAGGGATCAGCGCGATGCCGGGCCAATATGTCGCCCGGAGCGCGTAATGCAGTGTCTTGGGGCCGCCGTGTTGCAGAAAGGGGTAAAGCGTATCTTCGTCCTCATCGACATCCACATCGGGGTTGAGGCCGAAAACCGCGGTGGTCGAGGCTTGCGAGTCACAATCGATGACGCAGACACGATAACCTTTCAGCGCGAAATATTGT is a window of Paracoccus methylovorus DNA encoding:
- a CDS encoding AAA family ATPase gives rise to the protein MNSAVPPVTLEELAVLSQRASMVIERLRERVFAPGTQKQLDLLFNVRTAAEMVGRSEKAIRDAETDGRLPEPVKDATTNRRNGYSLAEVNRMREVFGTLPHRAPDDPPMVMAVQNFKGGVGKSTLVVHLAQYFALKGYRVCVIDCDSQASTTAVFGLNPDVDVDEDEDTLYPFLQHGGPKTLHYALRATYWPGIALIPANLGLYDAEYEFAARMARDPTFILDRLREGVASIADQFDIILLDPPPALGMLSLSVLRAANALLIPAPPNNIDFASTAHFLKMMESTLAELARHGGAREYSFVKILTSKMNDQKSAHQAIKRMMDAVFPQDMLSASLKDSAEIDNATANLMTVYELTGPATRTETHKRCRAYLDAVGREVELLIRKTWPGHHRQLRKEGLL